Proteins from a genomic interval of Candidatus Nomurabacteria bacterium:
- the tilS gene encoding tRNA lysidine(34) synthetase TilS yields MSKKLVHTSKKDSNNIPKSALLAVSGGVDSIVLLDLISKFYRRNNQENQQLLKIENKIINFLDDNPIKKLEAIYIDHSQREDTDQDILHIKDLTEKYKLPLNLIKLSVDKDSSENTLRELRYKNFNKVLETNNLDHIVTAHHADDVLETALINIKRGTSPKGLTSLKHHTLGVWRPYLYKDLDITKQDILNYAKKYKLTWHEDSTNHNTKYLRNQIREDLKSIHEQKKKKIISILEKNQTDTKKLSELTKKLITNLNVNKDTYSRTVYLNIKDQKVRYEILHNILSKYGYEISKEAVVRSDQFLKEKDPKKVLQLRGCSLIIDSKEEFKISSTGKKSAIIST; encoded by the coding sequence ATGAGTAAAAAATTAGTACATACCTCAAAAAAAGATTCTAATAATATCCCAAAGTCGGCACTTCTAGCTGTTTCTGGAGGAGTAGATTCTATTGTTTTATTAGATCTAATTTCTAAATTTTATAGAAGAAACAATCAGGAAAATCAACAACTTCTTAAAATTGAAAACAAAATAATAAATTTTTTAGATGATAACCCAATCAAAAAACTAGAGGCTATATATATCGACCATTCTCAAAGAGAAGATACCGATCAAGATATTCTTCATATTAAAGATCTAACCGAAAAATATAAACTACCACTTAACCTAATTAAGCTTAGTGTTGATAAAGATAGCTCAGAGAACACTCTCAGAGAGCTCAGATATAAAAACTTTAACAAGGTCTTAGAAACTAACAACCTTGACCATATAGTGACTGCCCACCACGCGGATGATGTTCTAGAAACTGCACTAATTAATATCAAAAGAGGCACAAGCCCTAAAGGTCTCACATCCCTCAAGCATCACACATTAGGAGTATGGCGACCTTATTTATATAAAGATCTAGACATCACTAAACAAGATATTTTAAATTACGCAAAAAAGTATAAACTAACCTGGCACGAGGACTCTACCAACCACAATACCAAATATTTGAGAAATCAAATTAGAGAAGATCTTAAATCTATACACGAACAGAAAAAGAAAAAAATTATATCAATTTTAGAAAAGAATCAAACTGACACTAAAAAACTTTCAGAATTAACTAAAAAACTTATTACTAATCTTAATGTAAATAAAGACACATATTCACGAACAGTTTATCTAAATATTAAAGATCAAAAAGTAAGATACGAAATTCTTCACAATATCTTGTCTAAATATGGCTACGAAATCTCAAAAGAGGCAGTAGTAAGATCAGATCAATTTTTGAAAGAGAAAGATCCAAAAAAGGTTTTACAGCTCCGAGGGTGTAGCTTAATAATTGATTCAAAAGAAGAATTTAAGATTTCGTCTACTGGGAAGAAAAGTGCTATAATTAGCACTTAA
- a CDS encoding ribonuclease J: MEQDQINHIKQNTNNRPQRDRQLNNRKNNRPATSGPLKSSRSRAIQASRRSQDDANKAITNFNVVEGKLKNDSAGPIKKDTLRILFLGGMNGIGTHNFTVIEYNDDAIVIDCGMDLTLGALPGVNFGVSDIDYLLKIKNKVRGYVFTHAHLDHVGAVPHVLPKVPAKVYGSAFTCGFIEERFKDDHFHLRDQEYIPECVPMNMDNHERLIVGPFTIELIRVTHSTPDSSMVVIDTPVGRLIHTGDFRLDPEPLDKRPTDMERLRSLANDDKKVLVLMEEATYAQAPGRVPTESTLQTSFSEIMDKTHGRIYAASFSSNMNRVQMIVEEAYKHGRKVCITGRSMLNYLELSVKLGLVKIPAGSIIPVREALNVPDDQLVIITTGGQGEANAGLTRMSTGEHRDFKLKAGDTVILSSTPVPGNEVSMEKLEDDLTRMGVKLFTARNHEVDGSGPLHVSGHARRDELAEVIELLKPKYLIPMYAGPRHRKYLAELALENGMPASNIFLIEDGEVLEFTEDEAAKRSGKVHSGTVLIDETGMIVPSLVVKDRLIMKQDGIVSIVLTIDKRSRRLISSPDIITRGFIYIKENEDLMNGLRDHLRKMTAERYGRSTLDEFKYELKDFVTHYLYEHTNRSPIVIPVVNVIGGNSNDPKKKPAPKPDCDH, encoded by the coding sequence ATGGAACAAGATCAAATAAATCACATAAAACAAAATACAAACAATAGACCACAGAGAGATCGACAATTAAATAACCGAAAGAATAATCGTCCTGCCACTTCAGGCCCACTAAAAAGCTCTCGTTCTCGGGCAATTCAAGCCTCAAGACGCTCTCAAGACGATGCCAATAAAGCTATTACTAACTTTAACGTTGTCGAAGGTAAGCTCAAAAACGATTCTGCCGGACCGATCAAAAAAGATACCCTAAGAATTCTCTTTTTAGGAGGAATGAACGGTATCGGTACTCACAACTTTACGGTTATAGAATACAACGACGATGCCATCGTAATCGACTGCGGAATGGACCTTACACTAGGAGCCCTACCAGGAGTCAACTTCGGAGTAAGCGACATCGATTATTTACTTAAAATTAAAAACAAAGTAAGAGGTTACGTCTTTACGCACGCACATTTAGATCATGTTGGTGCAGTCCCTCACGTGTTACCAAAAGTACCTGCTAAAGTTTATGGATCTGCCTTTACCTGTGGCTTCATCGAAGAAAGATTCAAAGACGACCACTTCCACCTCCGTGACCAAGAATACATCCCAGAATGTGTCCCAATGAACATGGATAACCACGAAAGACTTATTGTAGGACCTTTTACAATTGAGCTAATCCGCGTAACTCACTCAACTCCAGATTCATCAATGGTTGTTATCGACACCCCAGTTGGTAGGCTAATCCACACCGGAGACTTCCGTCTAGACCCAGAACCACTCGATAAACGCCCAACAGACATGGAGCGTCTACGCAGCCTAGCTAATGACGATAAAAAAGTCCTAGTTTTAATGGAAGAGGCGACTTATGCTCAGGCCCCAGGTAGAGTCCCAACAGAGAGTACCCTACAAACCAGCTTCTCAGAAATCATGGACAAAACTCACGGAAGAATTTATGCAGCAAGCTTCTCTTCTAACATGAACCGAGTTCAGATGATCGTTGAAGAGGCATACAAACATGGTCGTAAAGTCTGTATTACTGGACGCAGCATGCTTAATTACCTAGAACTTTCTGTAAAACTTGGTCTAGTTAAAATACCAGCCGGCTCAATAATACCTGTACGAGAAGCCCTTAATGTTCCTGATGACCAATTAGTGATTATCACTACCGGAGGCCAGGGAGAAGCTAACGCTGGGTTAACAAGAATGAGTACAGGGGAGCACCGTGACTTTAAGCTTAAGGCTGGTGATACCGTAATCTTAAGTTCAACTCCAGTGCCTGGTAACGAGGTCAGTATGGAGAAACTCGAAGACGACTTAACCAGAATGGGTGTTAAGCTCTTCACAGCAAGAAATCACGAGGTTGACGGGTCTGGACCACTTCACGTCTCAGGTCACGCACGTCGTGATGAGCTTGCCGAAGTAATCGAGCTTCTAAAGCCAAAATATCTAATCCCAATGTACGCTGGACCTCGCCACCGTAAGTACCTAGCAGAACTCGCTTTAGAGAACGGAATGCCTGCATCCAACATCTTCTTAATAGAAGATGGAGAAGTACTCGAGTTTACTGAAGATGAAGCTGCCAAACGTAGCGGCAAAGTCCACTCAGGTACAGTACTTATAGATGAAACCGGAATGATCGTCCCAAGCCTAGTTGTTAAAGACAGATTAATCATGAAGCAAGATGGCATCGTCAGTATCGTTTTAACAATTGATAAGCGCTCACGAAGACTAATCTCAAGCCCAGACATCATCACTCGTGGTTTCATCTACATAAAAGAGAATGAGGATCTCATGAACGGACTAAGAGATCATTTACGCAAAATGACTGCTGAGCGATACGGCAGAAGCACGCTAGATGAGTTTAAATACGAGTTAAAAGACTTCGTCACACACTATCTATACGAGCATACCAACCGCTCACCAATCGTCATCCCGGTAGTTAACGTCATCGGCGGTAACTCAAACGACCCAAAAAAGAAACCCGCCCCAAAACCCGACTGCGACCACTAA
- the tsaD gene encoding tRNA (adenosine(37)-N6)-threonylcarbamoyltransferase complex transferase subunit TsaD — protein MKILGIETSCDETSAGIVEDGHKLLANVVKTQIDIHKEYGGVVPEVAARNHIEVIMPVVNRSMQIAKLNWKEIDGIAVTNGPGLLGSLMIGTLTARILALIHRKPIYPVHHVLGHIYANWLLEEQPEFPVLALIVSGGHTHLFYLESHLKVKLIGKTTDDAVGEAYDKVAKLIGLNYPGGPAIDQAFHKGDPNFLDLPTPKVSGKYDFSFSGLKTAVLRRSQELIEEDFRFPSWQIAERLTEEQINNIAASFQKKAVEILVNTTKRAYEEFNPKSVIIGGGVAANQYLRQELQEALPIKLNYAPIDLCTDNGAMIAALGCFMAEYSKPVNPREIKTEPSLKINYQE, from the coding sequence ATGAAAATCCTCGGCATAGAAACATCTTGCGACGAAACTTCTGCTGGCATTGTAGAAGACGGACACAAGTTGCTAGCAAATGTAGTTAAAACTCAAATCGATATCCACAAAGAGTACGGTGGAGTAGTACCAGAGGTCGCCGCCCGAAACCACATCGAGGTCATTATGCCAGTAGTCAATAGATCCATGCAAATCGCTAAGCTTAACTGGAAGGAGATCGACGGAATTGCCGTAACCAACGGTCCAGGTCTGCTTGGAAGCCTAATGATCGGAACCCTCACGGCCCGCATACTAGCCTTAATCCACCGCAAACCAATCTACCCAGTTCATCACGTTTTAGGTCACATCTACGCTAACTGGCTTTTAGAAGAACAGCCCGAATTCCCAGTTTTAGCACTAATTGTCAGCGGAGGCCACACCCATCTCTTTTATTTAGAAAGTCACCTCAAAGTTAAATTAATAGGAAAGACTACCGATGATGCCGTTGGTGAGGCTTATGACAAAGTCGCTAAACTTATTGGTCTAAATTATCCTGGCGGACCCGCAATTGATCAAGCATTTCATAAAGGAGATCCAAACTTTTTAGATTTACCAACCCCAAAGGTCTCTGGCAAATACGATTTCAGCTTCTCAGGCCTAAAAACAGCAGTTTTAAGAAGATCACAAGAGCTTATTGAAGAAGATTTCAGATTCCCAAGTTGGCAAATTGCCGAAAGACTTACAGAAGAGCAAATCAATAACATTGCGGCCAGCTTCCAGAAAAAAGCTGTAGAGATCCTAGTTAACACCACCAAAAGAGCATATGAAGAATTTAACCCAAAAAGCGTAATTATCGGTGGAGGAGTAGCTGCAAATCAATATTTAAGACAGGAGCTGCAAGAAGCCCTACCTATTAAGCTTAATTACGCCCCAATCGACCTCTGCACCGATAACGGAGCCATGATCGCCGCCTTAGGCTGCTTTATGGCGGAATACTCCAAACCAGTCAACCCACGAGAAATAAAAACCGAGCCCTCCCTCAAAATAAACTACCAAGAATAA
- a CDS encoding polyribonucleotide nucleotidyltransferase translates to MIKLETEFCGRKLSLEINRLAFQSKGAVTVTYGDTVVLGIANVKDEVAEGFDYFPLSVDYEERMYAAGKISGSKYLKREGRPTDEAILTGRLIDRPIRPLFPKGFRNETQVVVTVLSLDPELGAETPALIAASAALMLTGAPFEGPVAGVRYGLDQNGNFIQYPTKSQSKESFLDLFVAGTENAIMMVEAGAKEVSEEHMTEALIAAQEAIQPAIQIQKDLAAKLNIQPMEYQLVLPPEEVTQQVNDYLSDKLGQNVISKNNEDRIAATADLRKNFIAWMDEQEIEHPDRTNYWDAYDSAIKKDIRKSILDNGARPDGRTSTEIRPITAEVGILPRTHGSAVFTRGETQALNITTLAPLSYSQTIDGMTGEREDRFFHHYNMPGYASGEIKRMGGTNRRETGHGHLAQRANEAVLPTEQEFPYAIRVVTEITSSNGSTSMAATCSTCLSLMDAGVPIKAPVSGIAMGLMMDEPTGKYVILSDIMGPEDFSGDMDFKVAGTPKGITALQMDIKLKGLTPQILSEALQQAKAGRLHILQKMLEVIPTPKKDLSPYAPRVVSIQINPEKIGAVIGKGGENIQALTKETETEIDINDEGIVTIASPNLENIELAKKRIEQLTEEPEIGKTYNGKVVKIMEFGAFVNILPGIDGLVHISNLSLDGSRVEKVEDVVKEDQEVTVKIIDIDQKSHKISLKLIG, encoded by the coding sequence ATTATAAAACTAGAAACAGAGTTTTGTGGCCGAAAACTAAGCCTAGAAATAAACCGCTTAGCATTCCAATCTAAAGGCGCAGTAACCGTAACTTATGGAGACACCGTCGTTTTAGGAATAGCTAACGTTAAAGATGAAGTTGCCGAAGGCTTCGATTATTTCCCGCTCTCAGTAGATTACGAAGAGCGCATGTACGCCGCCGGAAAAATCTCTGGCTCAAAATACCTAAAAAGAGAAGGAAGACCGACTGACGAAGCAATCTTAACCGGAAGACTAATAGATAGACCAATCAGACCATTATTCCCTAAAGGCTTTAGGAACGAAACACAAGTTGTCGTAACCGTCTTAAGCCTAGATCCAGAACTCGGAGCTGAGACTCCAGCTTTAATCGCTGCTTCAGCTGCATTAATGCTAACCGGAGCCCCATTCGAAGGTCCAGTTGCAGGAGTTAGATACGGCCTCGACCAAAACGGCAACTTCATCCAATATCCAACCAAATCCCAATCAAAAGAATCATTTTTAGATTTATTCGTAGCCGGAACAGAAAATGCCATCATGATGGTCGAAGCCGGAGCTAAAGAAGTCTCAGAAGAGCACATGACCGAGGCTCTGATTGCAGCACAAGAAGCAATACAACCAGCTATTCAGATCCAAAAAGATCTCGCCGCTAAGCTTAATATTCAACCAATGGAATATCAGCTAGTCTTACCCCCAGAAGAAGTTACCCAGCAAGTTAATGATTACTTAAGCGATAAACTTGGCCAAAACGTAATTTCTAAAAACAACGAAGATCGTATCGCAGCTACTGCAGACTTGCGCAAAAATTTTATAGCTTGGATGGATGAACAAGAAATTGAACATCCAGACCGAACAAATTATTGGGATGCTTATGACTCAGCGATCAAAAAAGATATCCGAAAAAGCATTTTAGACAACGGAGCTCGCCCCGACGGTAGAACCTCTACCGAGATCCGACCAATTACCGCAGAAGTAGGGATTTTACCAAGAACACACGGCTCAGCCGTCTTTACAAGAGGTGAGACCCAAGCGCTAAACATAACAACTCTAGCCCCACTTAGTTATTCACAAACCATCGATGGCATGACCGGAGAGCGCGAAGATCGCTTCTTCCATCACTACAACATGCCGGGCTACGCATCGGGAGAGATAAAAAGAATGGGCGGGACTAACAGAAGAGAAACTGGTCACGGTCACCTCGCTCAAAGAGCTAATGAGGCCGTACTCCCAACAGAGCAAGAGTTCCCATACGCTATCAGAGTCGTAACAGAAATTACCTCATCAAATGGCTCAACCTCAATGGCCGCAACCTGCTCTACTTGCTTAAGCTTAATGGATGCCGGAGTCCCAATAAAGGCTCCTGTCAGCGGAATTGCCATGGGCTTAATGATGGATGAGCCCACCGGTAAATACGTAATTTTAAGCGATATCATGGGTCCTGAAGATTTTTCTGGAGATATGGATTTCAAAGTCGCCGGAACCCCAAAAGGCATCACGGCTTTACAAATGGATATTAAGCTTAAAGGTTTAACACCACAAATCTTGAGTGAAGCTCTACAGCAAGCAAAAGCAGGAAGACTACACATCTTACAAAAAATGCTCGAAGTTATACCTACACCAAAAAAAGACCTCAGCCCATACGCCCCGAGAGTAGTCTCAATCCAAATCAACCCAGAAAAAATTGGGGCTGTGATTGGTAAAGGCGGAGAAAACATCCAAGCCCTCACCAAAGAGACTGAAACAGAGATCGACATCAACGACGAGGGAATAGTGACAATAGCATCACCAAACCTAGAGAATATAGAGTTAGCCAAAAAAAGAATCGAACAACTAACCGAAGAGCCTGAAATCGGCAAAACCTACAATGGTAAAGTAGTTAAAATTATGGAGTTCGGCGCCTTCGTCAACATCTTACCCGGAATCGACGGCTTAGTGCACATCTCAAACTTAAGCTTAGATGGAAGCAGAGTAGAAAAAGTCGAAGACGTAGTAAAAGAAGACCAAGAAGTAACCGTCAAAATCATCGATATCGATCAAAAATCCCACAAAATCTCCCTCAAACTAATCGGCTAA
- the rpsO gene encoding 30S ribosomal protein S15: MIEQKKKQDIIKKHAVSKNDVGSIQTQVAVLTERIKEVTAHLDANKKDNHARRGLLQMVGQRKRFLAHLKKTDFESYAGLIKDLGLRK, from the coding sequence ATGATCGAGCAGAAGAAAAAACAAGACATAATCAAAAAACACGCTGTTTCTAAAAACGACGTTGGCTCCATCCAAACTCAGGTGGCAGTTCTTACCGAAAGAATTAAAGAAGTAACCGCCCATCTAGATGCAAACAAAAAAGACAATCACGCCCGTCGTGGACTACTCCAAATGGTAGGGCAGAGAAAAAGATTCCTGGCTCACCTCAAAAAGACCGACTTCGAATCCTACGCTGGCCTTATTAAAGACCTCGGCCTAAGAAAGTAG
- a CDS encoding LCP family protein, which produces MSNKNILDGFVPRRSKDSSNSYQAPLTGAPSELNDFKSSQNSPTTRKEKHAAKNSRGASDTSWQDSTLKNSVLSGARSSSSLNDNSPDLSDKNRKRNKRTGGPRTKKQKIKRVIKFALIPLLLVGGYYLYNLMNLSGKVFDGNPLGFLKSTKLRGEDKGRVNVLLVGTSEGDPGHPGEDLTDSIMVISYTVATKKTAIISIPRDLWVKTPYASTKINALYHYGEDAEFDEEGYYPGGIGLLQKEIQKITGLDINYYAKINYNAFKESVDAVGGIQVDIQGSDSRGIYDPNFDGQYGKNALKLKNGVQTLNGTQALLLARARNANGGYGLASSDYDRAENQRKMLIALKEKALGVGIFANPLKLNQLTDAIGNNIKTDFSTGEARRIYDLAGDPAVQIESAGLTSENVLKNYSSAGTGAALIPINGIGNYSGIQDFVKEKVGPLTAPSSSTNSDAHTSAGIEQSSVVVLNAGGTSGSAQTVANKLPTEVKTLEVSNASEKVSGTRLVVLNTQKQNSKSNLMSLLSALEYDTKKTTYSKLYPNADFVILVGKNT; this is translated from the coding sequence ATGAGTAACAAAAATATTCTAGATGGCTTTGTCCCGAGGAGATCTAAGGACAGCTCAAATAGCTATCAGGCGCCACTTACAGGAGCACCCTCAGAACTAAATGACTTTAAATCAAGTCAAAATTCACCCACTACCCGTAAAGAAAAGCATGCAGCCAAAAATTCTAGAGGAGCATCTGACACTAGCTGGCAAGATAGTACATTAAAGAATTCAGTTCTTTCTGGCGCAAGATCTAGCTCATCTCTTAACGATAACTCTCCAGATCTATCAGATAAAAATAGGAAAAGAAACAAAAGAACTGGCGGTCCCAGAACAAAAAAACAAAAAATTAAAAGAGTTATTAAGTTTGCACTTATCCCATTGTTACTAGTCGGTGGGTACTATCTTTACAACTTAATGAATCTCTCTGGTAAAGTCTTTGACGGCAACCCCCTTGGATTCTTAAAGAGCACCAAACTCAGAGGAGAAGACAAGGGAAGAGTGAACGTGTTATTAGTAGGAACCTCAGAAGGAGATCCCGGTCACCCTGGTGAAGACTTAACTGACTCAATTATGGTCATCAGCTACACGGTAGCAACAAAAAAAACAGCTATAATCTCTATCCCTAGAGATTTATGGGTAAAAACACCTTATGCCTCCACAAAAATAAACGCTTTATATCATTATGGAGAAGATGCAGAGTTTGACGAAGAAGGTTACTACCCAGGAGGAATAGGTTTGCTACAAAAAGAGATTCAAAAGATCACAGGCCTCGACATCAACTATTACGCCAAAATTAACTACAATGCCTTTAAAGAGTCAGTTGATGCAGTAGGAGGAATCCAGGTGGACATCCAAGGATCTGACTCGAGAGGAATTTACGATCCAAACTTCGACGGACAATACGGGAAAAACGCGCTTAAGCTTAAAAACGGAGTACAAACCCTAAACGGCACCCAAGCACTCTTACTAGCGCGGGCCAGAAATGCCAATGGCGGTTACGGTTTAGCAAGTAGCGATTACGATAGAGCAGAGAATCAGAGAAAAATGCTTATTGCTCTTAAAGAAAAAGCCCTAGGAGTCGGAATATTCGCCAACCCACTTAAGCTTAATCAACTCACAGATGCCATCGGCAATAATATAAAAACTGATTTTTCTACAGGAGAAGCCAGAAGAATATACGATCTAGCAGGAGATCCAGCGGTCCAAATTGAGTCAGCTGGGCTAACATCAGAGAATGTCTTAAAAAATTATTCATCAGCAGGTACCGGAGCTGCATTAATACCAATAAACGGTATTGGTAATTACAGCGGCATCCAAGACTTTGTAAAAGAAAAAGTCGGACCGTTAACTGCTCCGTCCTCAAGTACAAATTCTGACGCCCACACATCTGCCGGAATAGAGCAGTCAAGCGTAGTCGTTTTAAATGCAGGGGGCACCAGCGGCTCTGCACAAACTGTTGCTAATAAACTACCCACAGAAGTTAAGACTCTTGAAGTTAGTAATGCCTCCGAAAAAGTCTCTGGAACAAGGTTAGTAGTTCTAAATACACAAAAGCAAAACTCTAAAAGCAACCTAATGTCGCTATTATCAGCACTTGAATATGATACAAAAAAAACAACTTACTCAAAGCTCTACCCAAATGCAGATTTTGTTATACTAGTCGGCAAGAACACATAA
- the lepB gene encoding signal peptidase I, with the protein MSEPGLINKNEGFSPDSLEHQASSNNSNKKRGEGFEQFKSLLTILATSLALSFVMLTFVFRTYNVNGSSMRPTLTNGDRVVVNKLTKTKQRDNFVPQRGQIIVFNSKLEGKSLIKRVIGLPGEKISMNKGKFTVKNEQYPSGFNPDASYEDILPKSDETTFDEEIIPEGHVFVSGDNRAPGQSLDSRNQLGFVPISEIVGNASLRYFPLDKSGRLR; encoded by the coding sequence ATGAGTGAACCAGGTTTAATAAACAAAAATGAGGGATTTTCACCAGATAGCTTGGAGCATCAAGCAAGTTCTAATAATTCCAACAAAAAGCGAGGTGAGGGTTTTGAGCAGTTTAAATCTCTACTAACTATTTTAGCTACTTCACTCGCTCTATCGTTCGTGATGTTAACGTTTGTTTTTAGGACCTATAACGTAAATGGGAGTAGTATGAGGCCAACTCTTACGAATGGTGACAGAGTAGTGGTTAATAAGCTTACCAAAACAAAACAAAGGGATAATTTTGTGCCACAAAGAGGTCAAATTATTGTTTTTAACAGTAAGCTAGAGGGTAAGTCTTTGATTAAGCGTGTCATAGGTCTGCCTGGTGAGAAAATTAGTATGAATAAAGGTAAGTTCACTGTGAAGAATGAGCAGTATCCTAGTGGTTTTAACCCTGATGCAAGCTATGAGGACATTCTGCCAAAAAGTGACGAAACTACTTTTGATGAAGAGATTATACCTGAGGGACACGTGTTTGTAAGTGGTGACAATAGGGCTCCTGGACAAAGTTTGGATAGTCGTAATCAGCTTGGTTTTGTACCTATTTCGGAGATTGTTGGCAATGCCTCTCTTCGGTATTTTCCGCTAGACAAGAGTGGCAGACTACGGTAG
- the truB gene encoding tRNA pseudouridine(55) synthase TruB — protein MPSNSSNTSSKLPRPVLFSPNLNSADELLVDGVYLFDKPAGMSSFGAVYKLRARLKEVHGKKIKVGHCGTLDPLATGLLILVSGRMTKKAGELTKLDKVYIAEAQLGASSSTYDSEGELNPVSTRKPSLSEIKTQLNKFIGEIEQIPPIYSAIKINGQRAYKLAREGKEVKIDPRKIKINTIRLNQYNYPIVTFTVHVSSGTYIRSLIDDLGKNLEVGAHMIALRRTKIGPYKLP, from the coding sequence ATGCCAAGTAACTCTTCTAATACAAGCTCTAAGCTCCCTCGACCAGTTCTATTTAGCCCTAATTTAAATTCTGCAGATGAGCTACTAGTAGATGGAGTATACCTTTTTGATAAGCCGGCTGGAATGAGCTCATTTGGAGCAGTATACAAATTAAGAGCTAGGCTTAAAGAAGTTCATGGAAAAAAGATAAAAGTAGGTCACTGCGGAACCTTAGATCCGTTAGCTACAGGATTATTAATTCTAGTTAGCGGAAGAATGACCAAAAAAGCAGGGGAGTTAACTAAATTAGATAAAGTCTATATAGCCGAAGCCCAGCTTGGCGCATCTTCTAGCACTTATGACTCAGAGGGAGAGTTAAACCCTGTTTCAACTAGAAAACCCAGCCTATCAGAAATAAAAACTCAACTTAATAAATTTATTGGAGAGATCGAACAAATTCCTCCCATTTATAGCGCAATTAAAATAAACGGTCAAAGAGCCTACAAGCTAGCCAGAGAAGGTAAAGAAGTTAAAATAGATCCTAGAAAAATAAAAATTAATACTATTAGGCTTAACCAATATAATTATCCTATCGTGACTTTTACGGTCCATGTCTCAAGCGGGACATATATCAGAAGCCTAATAGACGACCTTGGTAAAAACCTAGAAGTCGGTGCTCATATGATTGCTCTCCGTCGCACCAAAATCGGCCCTTATAAACTACCGTAG
- a CDS encoding ParA family protein: MNKPKVWSVINQKGGVGKTTTTVNLAYNLAKKGKKVLLVDLDPQGNASSGLGVSIKTLEKSLYDCLVSNEEPDKAIIKTSWVNLFLLPASTKLATVDSELPATQRDRVLRLKKTLENIDADVVLIDAPPSLGLLTVNALVASDSVILPVQAEYYALEGLGQLLETMQIVRTGLNKTLGVMGILITMYDGRTSLSRQVEEQLKTHFSNFLFRSTIPRNVKLAEAPSHGMPIGIYSPGSSGAKAYDSLTKEVLKHV, encoded by the coding sequence TTGAATAAGCCGAAGGTTTGGTCAGTGATTAATCAAAAAGGTGGAGTTGGTAAAACGACTACTACTGTTAATCTTGCTTATAACTTAGCTAAAAAAGGCAAAAAAGTTTTGCTGGTAGATTTAGATCCGCAAGGGAATGCTTCTTCGGGTCTAGGTGTTTCTATTAAGACTTTAGAGAAGAGCTTATACGATTGTTTAGTTTCAAATGAAGAACCAGACAAAGCTATTATTAAGACTTCTTGGGTTAATTTATTTTTGTTACCAGCGAGCACCAAACTGGCAACTGTTGACAGTGAACTACCTGCTACACAAAGGGATAGAGTTTTAAGACTTAAAAAGACTTTAGAGAATATTGATGCTGATGTGGTTTTAATTGATGCACCCCCATCGCTGGGGTTGCTTACTGTTAATGCTCTGGTGGCTTCAGATTCTGTTATCTTACCGGTACAGGCTGAATATTATGCTCTTGAGGGGCTGGGTCAATTACTTGAGACAATGCAGATTGTTAGAACTGGTTTAAACAAAACATTGGGTGTGATGGGAATTTTGATTACGATGTATGATGGTCGAACAAGTTTGAGTAGACAAGTAGAGGAGCAATTAAAAACTCATTTTAGCAACTTCTTGTTTAGATCGACTATACCTAGAAATGTTAAGTTAGCGGAGGCTCCAAGTCATGGCATGCCAATTGGGATTTATTCTCCTGGCTCATCTGGGGCAAAAGCTTACGACTCACTGACCAAGGAGGTTTTAAAACATGTCTAG